The window CCTTGTCACTGTCGATCTGTTTCTGGAAATCTTTGTCAATAACTCTTGTTTTCGTGATCTCACTCAGCCACTCTTCTCGCCACTTCTTGTACTCGGCATTTCGTGCAGAGGGCAGTTTCCAGATGCCGATTCCTTTCGTCCTCCGGCACGTACCACAGCCAAAAACGGAACAGTTATCGCCAGGCATTTTACTTTCGAAATGATAAACTTTTGAAAGTCATTTAAGATGAGAGAACTACATTATTTAGCGTTTAAAACACGTAAATGATGACATGTTCGGTTGCaagagccgccatcttgaatttgaATGTGCACGGTCATTATCACGTGACTTCGAAAaactcaaacaataacctatctctttgaagtttgccggtctattaactatgattctTCCTTCTATTTCTTCTGGGGGTATCTTTCACTTTCCTCAGCGATTGTAAACTGCATAACAAATAGTCTGGCCAAAGTGCACCAAACAGAATTGCAAATTAGTTCTGTAAAGCCCCGAGGCGATTAAGTAATACTTGCACTTTCACTTCACGGCTCATTTCTCGTCTCTTATCGAAGCCTTAAGACAGAGACAACTTTGTGATCAATGGCTCTTATCTCCACATTACGTTTCGCAAAAATCTACAAGAAAACTCTACTCATTTTGGCCTTCTTATTAACCGCGTTCGCGATTAGTTTTTTAAGAAAACTGACGGAACGACCGAACTTAGTTACTTTTCGACTGGAGCAACAATCGATTCTTCGTCAAACTCCTTACACAAGTTTGGCTCAGTGCGAGCGAATACTCAATGGTGAGATCAATTGTCCAGACATTCGCCACAAGGGAAAAACGATGCCTCGTCAAGCCCAACTTGTGCTGACCAGGATGTTGAGGATCTTTGATCTTATTGCGAAAAAACACGGTATAAGGTACTGGTTATACAGAGGTACGTTGTTGGGCGCCGTAAGACACAACGGTCACGTTCCCTTTGACACGGATGTAGATATCGCCATCCCAAAGTTAGACTTCGAGAAGTTTGTTAGCGAGGGCGTCAAAGAGCTTCCCAAAGATATATTCTTCCAAACAGAGGAAACAGACTTGCACTGGAAAGTGCCTTCTTGGAGTGGCATTCTAGCAAAACTTAGAGACAAAGGAAGCTGTTACAAGTACTGCAttgaaaacggctgcaaacataACGATGGCTTGCAGCTAGACTTTTTTGTAATTCCGCAAAATGACCGTGAGGGGAACTTCGTGGAGATATACAGTCATCCAAACTTGTTTTTACGAAGGTTTTATTATGgttcaattttaagaaaaccaGAGGAAATTTTCCCTCTAACACAAGTCAACTTTGATGGTTTTTTCCTTCCAGCTCCTTGGAAATGGAAAGAGATTTTGACCTCACTTTACGGAGACTTTATGACACTTCCAAAAAACGAACCTCCAGGTCATATCATTACAGATCCACTTCGTAGTTGTAAAGGTTATAATTTATTCGAATGAAAACTT of the Montipora foliosa isolate CH-2021 chromosome 14, ASM3666993v2, whole genome shotgun sequence genome contains:
- the LOC137984316 gene encoding uncharacterized protein, with translation MALISTLRFAKIYKKTLLILAFLLTAFAISFLRKLTERPNLVTFRLEQQSILRQTPYTSLAQCERILNGEINCPDIRHKGKTMPRQAQLVLTRMLRIFDLIAKKHGIRYWLYRGTLLGAVRHNGHVPFDTDVDIAIPKLDFEKFVSEGVKELPKDIFFQTEETDLHWKVPSWSGILAKLRDKGSCYKYCIENGCKHNDGLQLDFFVIPQNDREGNFVEIYSHPNLFLRRFYYGSILRKPEEIFPLTQVNFDGFFLPAPWKWKEILTSLYGDFMTLPKNEPPGHIITDPLRSCKGYNLFE